A window from Flavobacterium gyeonganense encodes these proteins:
- a CDS encoding DUF3298 and DUF4163 domain-containing protein yields MKLYCLLAAVLLLLTGCTKTLTFENEVFEKESKIPCKKDCPKITIEVPIAKNIPVVADSINKKILGVLKDIVYFGEKPSEVKDYKSLVDSFIGSYEEMHKKFPTETFGWEAKVKGNIEYQSDQILNIKLDHYTFTGGAHGYQGFRSLLFNPDTGKTIFSDELFKNEKEFKAFAEKEFRKKYKIPAKANINATGLMFEKDVFQLPQNIFYTEEGLLLYYNSYETASYADGPKEILFPYEQISKYLKFK; encoded by the coding sequence ATGAAACTTTATTGTCTTCTGGCCGCGGTGCTCCTATTACTAACAGGCTGCACAAAAACATTAACTTTTGAAAATGAGGTATTTGAAAAAGAATCTAAAATACCGTGCAAAAAAGACTGTCCTAAAATTACAATCGAAGTGCCAATTGCAAAAAATATTCCTGTTGTAGCTGACAGTATTAATAAAAAGATATTAGGTGTTTTAAAAGACATTGTTTATTTCGGAGAAAAACCTTCAGAAGTTAAAGATTATAAAAGCCTGGTTGATTCTTTTATTGGTTCTTATGAAGAAATGCATAAAAAATTCCCAACTGAAACATTCGGCTGGGAAGCTAAAGTGAAAGGAAATATTGAATATCAATCCGATCAGATTTTAAACATTAAACTGGATCACTATACTTTTACAGGCGGTGCTCACGGATATCAGGGCTTTCGTTCGCTTCTATTTAATCCTGATACCGGAAAAACCATTTTTAGCGATGAATTATTTAAAAACGAAAAGGAGTTTAAGGCTTTCGCCGAAAAAGAGTTCCGAAAAAAATATAAAATACCGGCTAAAGCGAACATAAATGCAACAGGATTGATGTTCGAAAAAGATGTTTTTCAATTGCCTCAAAATATATTTTACACTGAGGAAGGCCTGTTACTATATTACAATTCGTATGAAACAGCTTCCTATGCGGATGGTCCAAAAGAGATTTTGTTCCCGTATGAACAGATAAGTAAATATTTAAAATTCAAATGA
- a CDS encoding ATP-binding protein: protein MINKRLLIKNLLAHNDESSFYDKKRQLNLHSREGKGKFLKHICALSNSNPANNSYIVVGVEDHDNEIVGDDFFDDSRIQNLVNAFLENPPKIQYENVPFPNLPKDKVIGLVTIKPKSQISSFKKGIHTIPANSIFIRRGSNSVPVEGEIEKNYQNTETVIGIENSSRNSIQYTLDGVFDFMNFRHKDMSPKYRVFKELFVICWAGVPKKSRDKTFLSRVDIELINEQIKLFYSAQDVVTIVFDDDTFTITEYVPLGLNDKTSYYPLEKQTIHFFDNGYYKIDRQMLFQPPEFNRRMLFHIYNSNIALLQKLQNGFALSERELKDLENLPSTFMICYLNGFDEAKQKLIDAKLLLKPFSQIYLSFKESLRVLRKMKYDVQ, encoded by the coding sequence ATGATCAATAAACGCCTTTTAATAAAAAACCTGCTTGCTCATAATGACGAGAGCAGTTTTTATGACAAAAAAAGGCAGTTGAATCTGCATTCACGCGAAGGAAAAGGAAAGTTTCTGAAACATATCTGCGCTTTGTCAAATTCAAACCCTGCCAATAATTCTTATATAGTTGTTGGTGTTGAAGATCATGATAACGAAATTGTGGGCGATGATTTCTTTGATGATAGTCGGATTCAGAATCTTGTCAATGCTTTTCTGGAAAATCCGCCTAAAATTCAGTACGAAAATGTGCCTTTCCCCAATCTTCCAAAAGATAAGGTGATTGGACTGGTTACGATTAAGCCCAAAAGCCAGATTTCATCTTTCAAAAAAGGAATTCATACTATTCCGGCCAATAGTATTTTTATTAGACGGGGAAGCAATTCGGTTCCTGTAGAAGGTGAAATTGAAAAAAATTATCAGAATACCGAAACAGTTATCGGAATCGAAAATAGTTCCCGAAACAGTATCCAGTATACGCTTGACGGTGTATTCGATTTTATGAATTTCAGGCATAAAGATATGTCTCCAAAATATCGTGTTTTTAAAGAATTGTTTGTTATCTGCTGGGCCGGAGTACCAAAAAAATCCAGAGATAAAACCTTTCTCTCGCGGGTAGATATTGAATTGATAAATGAACAGATCAAGCTTTTTTATTCGGCTCAGGATGTTGTTACAATTGTTTTTGATGATGATACTTTTACCATAACCGAATATGTTCCTCTGGGTTTAAACGATAAAACCAGTTATTATCCACTAGAAAAGCAAACTATACATTTTTTTGACAACGGATATTATAAAATTGACCGTCAAATGCTTTTTCAGCCTCCGGAATTCAATAGACGAATGCTTTTTCATATTTACAATTCGAATATTGCATTGCTTCAAAAACTGCAAAATGGTTTTGCTTTGTCAGAGCGTGAATTAAAAGATTTAGAAAACCTGCCTTCCACTTTTATGATTTGTTATCTGAATGGTTTTGACGAAGCCAAACAAAAACTTATTGATGCCAAATTACTTTTAAAACCGTTTAGCCAAATATATCTTTCTTTTAAGGAATCATTACGGGTTTTACGTAAAATGAAATATGATGTTCAGTAA
- a CDS encoding SDR family NAD(P)-dependent oxidoreductase — protein sequence MKKTVLITGATSGIGKATAQIFARNHYKIIICGRRKERLSELEKELSGYTEVHSLSFDVRDKNAVFESINSLPEYFSNIDVLINNAGNAHGLDPIQNGDIDDWDAMIDINVKGLLYVSKAIIPQMIERESGHIINIGSTAGKEVYPNGNVYCGSKHAVDAITQGMRMDLNPHKIKVSGIHPGLVETEFSEVRFKGDTERASNVYKGFDPLKAEDIAEIIHFVVSRPYHVNIADLIVMSTAQASSTIVKKNI from the coding sequence ATGAAAAAAACAGTTTTAATTACCGGTGCTACAAGCGGAATTGGGAAGGCAACAGCTCAGATTTTTGCACGAAATCATTATAAAATTATCATTTGCGGAAGGCGTAAAGAACGATTAAGCGAACTCGAAAAAGAACTTTCAGGATATACTGAGGTACATTCTTTGTCTTTTGATGTCAGGGATAAAAATGCTGTTTTTGAAAGTATAAATTCCTTACCGGAATATTTTTCGAATATTGACGTTTTAATTAATAATGCAGGGAATGCACACGGATTAGATCCAATTCAGAATGGTGATATTGATGATTGGGATGCCATGATTGATATCAATGTAAAAGGACTTTTATATGTTTCGAAAGCTATTATTCCGCAAATGATTGAAAGGGAATCGGGACACATTATCAACATTGGTTCAACAGCCGGAAAAGAGGTTTATCCGAATGGGAATGTATACTGCGGATCAAAACATGCTGTGGATGCTATTACTCAGGGAATGCGAATGGATTTGAACCCACACAAAATTAAAGTAAGCGGAATACATCCGGGTTTGGTTGAAACAGAATTTAGTGAAGTACGTTTTAAAGGAGATACCGAAAGAGCTTCAAATGTTTACAAAGGTTTTGATCCTCTGAAAGCAGAAGATATAGCCGAAATTATTCATTTTGTAGTTTCAAGACCTTATCATGTCAATATAGCTGATTTAATCGTGATGAGCACGGCTCAGGCCTCTTCAACAATTGTTAAGAAAAATATTTAG
- a CDS encoding aldo/keto reductase: protein MSKTLLSPVISGVRNWGVWDKNLTSKEMESMIQLCIENKITSFDHSDIYGDYTTEADFGKALHDSKISREKLQLITKCGIQMVTENRNNKVRHYEHSKEYIIWSAEESLKKLKTDYIDVFLLQRPSPLMQADEIAEAVEKLKTEGKIIDFGVGNFSNSQVELIRQKTDVSYHSVQFSATNFEPMTDGTFDYAQIHGIRPLAWNPLGTVFREDSQQTRRLKKLLSTLVEKYHLGSDTLLLAWILKHPAKVIPVAGTVNVARIQSLMKAVELEMDKEDWFAIWTESRGEELL, encoded by the coding sequence ATGAGCAAAACTTTATTATCACCTGTAATTTCAGGGGTTAGGAATTGGGGAGTTTGGGATAAAAATCTTACATCAAAAGAAATGGAAAGCATGATACAGCTCTGTATCGAAAACAAAATTACTAGTTTTGACCACTCCGATATTTACGGAGATTACACCACCGAAGCAGATTTTGGAAAAGCACTTCATGACAGTAAAATTTCTCGCGAAAAATTGCAGTTAATTACCAAATGCGGTATTCAGATGGTTACCGAAAACCGTAATAATAAAGTCAGGCATTATGAACATTCTAAAGAATATATAATCTGGTCAGCAGAAGAATCCCTGAAAAAATTAAAAACAGATTATATCGATGTTTTTTTACTGCAAAGACCAAGTCCGTTAATGCAGGCTGATGAAATTGCTGAAGCGGTTGAAAAGCTAAAAACAGAAGGGAAAATCATTGATTTCGGTGTTGGGAATTTCAGCAATTCACAAGTTGAGTTAATTCGTCAGAAAACAGATGTTAGTTATCATTCAGTACAATTCTCAGCTACGAATTTTGAGCCAATGACAGATGGGACTTTTGATTATGCACAAATACACGGAATCCGTCCGTTGGCATGGAATCCGCTGGGTACTGTTTTTAGGGAAGATAGTCAACAAACACGTCGTCTGAAGAAATTACTTTCGACATTAGTAGAAAAATATCATTTAGGATCTGATACACTTTTATTAGCATGGATTTTAAAACATCCGGCAAAAGTGATTCCGGTTGCAGGAACTGTAAATGTCGCCAGAATTCAATCATTGATGAAAGCAGTAGAACTTGAAATGGATAAGGAAGACTGGTTTGCAATATGGACTGAAAGCAGGGGAGAAGAGTTGCTTTAA
- a CDS encoding AAA family ATPase, with protein sequence MEENTTTLDIRAINEKIERESAFIDLLTMEMNKVIVGQKHMVERLLIGLLGQGHILLEGVPGLAKTLAINTLSQAVQGSFSRIQFTPDLLPADVIGTMIYNIKANEFSIKKGPIFANFVLADEINRAPAKVQSALLEAMQEKQVTIGDTTFKLDRPFLVLATQNPVEQEGTYQLPEAQVDRFMLKTVIDYPKIDEERFVIRQNLKGSYEKVNPVVSVEQILRAQEAVREVYMDEKIEKYILDIIFATRYPEKYKLADLKPLISFGASPRGSINLANAAKCYAFIKRRGYVIPEDVRAVVHDVLRHRVGITYEAEAENITSVDIINKIVNEIEVP encoded by the coding sequence ATGGAAGAAAATACAACGACTTTAGACATTAGAGCGATAAATGAAAAAATTGAGAGAGAAAGTGCTTTTATAGACCTTCTTACAATGGAAATGAACAAAGTTATTGTGGGCCAGAAACACATGGTCGAGCGTTTATTAATCGGGCTATTAGGACAAGGGCATATTTTACTGGAAGGTGTTCCTGGTTTAGCAAAAACTTTGGCGATTAATACTTTATCACAAGCAGTTCAGGGTTCTTTCAGCCGTATCCAGTTTACGCCGGATTTATTACCTGCCGATGTTATCGGAACCATGATTTACAACATTAAAGCAAACGAATTCTCTATTAAAAAGGGGCCAATTTTTGCTAACTTCGTACTTGCCGATGAGATCAACCGTGCTCCTGCCAAAGTTCAGTCTGCACTTTTGGAAGCAATGCAGGAAAAACAGGTTACAATTGGAGATACCACTTTTAAGCTTGATCGTCCGTTTTTAGTATTGGCTACTCAGAATCCTGTTGAACAGGAAGGAACTTATCAGCTTCCTGAAGCTCAAGTTGACCGTTTCATGCTGAAAACCGTTATAGATTATCCAAAAATTGACGAAGAGCGCTTTGTAATTCGCCAAAACCTAAAAGGAAGTTACGAAAAAGTAAATCCGGTAGTTTCTGTAGAACAAATTCTGCGTGCACAGGAAGCCGTTCGTGAAGTTTACATGGACGAAAAAATCGAAAAATATATCTTAGATATCATCTTTGCTACCCGTTATCCGGAAAAGTATAAACTAGCCGACTTAAAACCGCTTATCAGTTTTGGAGCATCACCACGTGGAAGTATCAATTTAGCCAATGCGGCAAAATGTTATGCATTCATCAAACGCCGTGGATATGTAATTCCAGAGGATGTTCGTGCTGTTGTACATGACGTACTTCGTCACAGAGTTGGAATAACGTATGAAGCTGAGGCTGAAAACATTACTTCTGTAGACATTATCAACAAAATCGTAAACGAGATTGAGGTACCTTAA
- a CDS encoding DUF58 domain-containing protein, whose amino-acid sequence MDTKELLKKVRKIEIKTKRLSNHIFSGEYHSSFKGRGMTFSEVRQYQYGDDIRNIDWNVTARYNEAHVKVFEEERELTMVLMVDISGSEGFGSKSQFKKDIVTEIAATMAFSATQNNDKIGLILFSDNVELYIPPKKGRSHVLRIIRELIEFEPKSQKTDIAQALKFLSGTQKKKAIVFMISDFMSENYEHTLKIASKKHDITGVRVYDIREEKIPNLGMVTMLDAETGKIQLVDTGSKKVRMNYEKHYQERVSYFKEIFSKSGAGVVNTRVDENYVTKLLGYFKSR is encoded by the coding sequence ATGGATACAAAAGAGCTTTTAAAAAAAGTACGGAAAATAGAAATCAAAACCAAAAGACTGAGCAATCACATCTTTTCAGGAGAATACCATTCTTCATTTAAAGGGCGCGGGATGACTTTTAGCGAGGTACGCCAATACCAATATGGCGATGATATTCGTAACATCGATTGGAATGTAACCGCACGCTATAACGAAGCCCACGTAAAAGTTTTTGAAGAAGAACGCGAGCTGACTATGGTTTTAATGGTAGACATTTCGGGTTCTGAAGGTTTTGGTTCAAAAAGTCAGTTTAAAAAAGACATCGTAACTGAAATTGCTGCAACGATGGCTTTTTCCGCTACACAAAATAACGACAAGATTGGATTAATATTGTTTTCTGATAATGTTGAATTATACATTCCGCCAAAAAAAGGGCGTTCGCACGTTTTGAGAATTATTCGTGAATTGATCGAATTTGAACCAAAAAGCCAAAAAACAGATATCGCCCAAGCTTTAAAGTTTCTTTCAGGAACACAAAAAAAGAAAGCAATTGTTTTTATGATTTCAGATTTTATGTCTGAAAATTATGAGCACACTTTAAAAATTGCTTCTAAAAAACATGATATTACAGGTGTTCGGGTTTACGATATCCGTGAAGAAAAAATCCCAAATTTAGGAATGGTAACGATGCTTGATGCGGAAACCGGAAAAATTCAGCTCGTAGATACCGGTTCTAAAAAAGTCCGAATGAATTATGAAAAACACTATCAGGAACGTGTCAGCTACTTTAAGGAAATTTTCAGCAAATCCGGAGCTGGTGTCGTAAACACAAGAGTTGATGAAAATTACGTAACTAAATTACTGGGGTATTTCAAATCAAGATAA
- a CDS encoding vWA domain-containing protein — protein sequence MEKITFLNPEFFWLFLLIPIAIGWFFWKRNQQSATLKMSSTQGFKNSESLLTKLKPCLYVFRIIALCSLIVALARPRTVDISNETKTTKGIDIVMAIDVSGSMLAKDLKPNRMEALKRVAADFVNERPNDRIGIVLYASEAYTKTPVTSDKAIILEAIKEIKYDNVLQDGTGIGMGLATAVNRLKDSKAKSRVIILLTDGVNNAGFIEPETASDIAKQYGIKVYTIGIGTNGMAEFPYAYAPNGGFLFKMQKVEIDEQLLKGIAKKTDGTYFRATSNDKLAEIYNSINKLETTEIQELKFYDYDEKYRFFVLLSGILLLLEVGLRNTVYRSFI from the coding sequence ATGGAAAAAATAACTTTTTTAAATCCGGAATTTTTTTGGCTGTTTTTATTAATCCCAATTGCAATAGGATGGTTTTTCTGGAAACGCAATCAGCAATCGGCTACTTTAAAAATGAGTTCAACTCAGGGTTTTAAAAACAGCGAATCACTATTAACAAAATTAAAACCTTGTTTGTATGTTTTCAGGATTATCGCTCTGTGTTCTCTGATTGTGGCTTTAGCAAGACCGAGAACTGTTGACATCAGCAACGAAACTAAAACAACGAAAGGGATTGATATTGTAATGGCAATTGACGTTTCGGGAAGTATGCTTGCAAAAGATTTAAAGCCCAACCGTATGGAAGCTTTAAAAAGAGTTGCGGCTGATTTTGTTAACGAAAGACCAAACGACAGAATCGGAATTGTTTTATATGCCTCTGAAGCCTACACTAAAACACCTGTTACCAGCGATAAAGCCATCATTTTAGAAGCTATTAAGGAGATCAAATACGATAATGTATTACAGGATGGTACCGGAATTGGGATGGGACTTGCAACGGCTGTAAACCGACTTAAGGACAGTAAAGCAAAAAGCAGGGTGATTATTCTTTTGACAGATGGTGTAAATAATGCGGGATTCATTGAGCCGGAAACAGCTTCTGACATTGCAAAGCAATATGGGATAAAAGTATATACTATTGGAATCGGGACTAACGGAATGGCTGAATTTCCTTATGCATATGCCCCAAACGGCGGTTTCTTGTTTAAAATGCAAAAAGTAGAAATTGATGAACAGTTACTGAAAGGTATCGCCAAAAAAACGGATGGAACCTATTTTAGAGCCACCAGTAATGATAAACTGGCTGAAATATACAACTCAATAAACAAATTAGAAACTACTGAAATTCAGGAATTAAAATTCTACGATTACGATGAAAAATACAGGTTTTTTGTTTTGTTATCAGGAATATTATTGTTGTTGGAAGTGGGTTTAAGAAACACTGTTTACAGAAGCTTCATTTAA
- a CDS encoding vWA domain-containing protein has translation MELDEKKYLYLLFLIPIVACIFLFNLYWKRKKQREFGDLEMVKKLSPERSVFKPVLKLVLFLFALAFLIIGLVNPKIGTKMETVKREGIDIVFAVDVSKSMLAEDVAPSRLEKSKQLVSQIINNLGSDRIGIVAYAGSAFPVLPITTDYGVAKMFLQSMNPGMVSSQGTSLDEAIKLSATYFDEKSKTSKLLILISDGEDHSEGAEAAADEANKIGMKIITIGVGTEKGATIPLKENGVVRSYQKDQNGETVITKLNQEGLRAIAKATKGGYVYGGSTKEVLEYVKNALNNIQKTEFEATQMAEFQSQFQWFLGFAFFLLFLDIFLLERKTNWINELNLFNEKK, from the coding sequence ATGGAACTAGACGAAAAAAAATATTTATATCTATTATTTCTCATCCCGATTGTGGCATGTATTTTTCTTTTTAATCTGTATTGGAAAAGAAAAAAACAGCGTGAGTTTGGTGATTTGGAAATGGTAAAAAAACTAAGCCCGGAACGTTCTGTTTTTAAACCGGTTTTAAAGTTAGTATTATTTCTTTTTGCATTAGCCTTTCTGATTATTGGACTGGTTAATCCAAAAATTGGAACCAAGATGGAAACTGTAAAACGTGAAGGAATTGATATTGTTTTTGCTGTTGACGTTTCAAAAAGTATGCTGGCTGAGGATGTTGCACCGAGCCGTTTAGAAAAAAGCAAACAATTGGTTTCTCAGATTATCAATAATTTAGGCAGCGACAGGATCGGAATTGTAGCTTATGCCGGAAGCGCTTTCCCAGTCTTACCAATTACAACAGATTACGGTGTCGCTAAAATGTTTCTGCAAAGTATGAATCCCGGAATGGTGTCATCACAAGGGACCTCACTTGACGAAGCGATTAAATTATCAGCAACCTATTTCGATGAAAAAAGTAAAACCAGCAAACTTTTAATCCTTATTTCTGATGGAGAAGATCACTCTGAAGGTGCTGAAGCAGCTGCAGATGAAGCCAATAAAATTGGAATGAAAATCATTACTATTGGTGTTGGAACAGAAAAAGGAGCCACAATTCCGTTGAAGGAAAACGGTGTAGTCAGAAGTTATCAGAAAGACCAAAATGGTGAAACAGTTATTACAAAACTAAATCAGGAAGGTTTAAGAGCAATTGCAAAAGCAACCAAAGGCGGGTATGTTTATGGAGGAAGTACAAAAGAAGTACTGGAATATGTAAAAAATGCCTTGAATAATATTCAGAAAACTGAGTTTGAAGCAACACAAATGGCAGAGTTTCAATCGCAGTTTCAATGGTTTTTAGGCTTTGCCTTTTTCCTGTTATTTCTGGATATCTTTTTATTGGAAAGAAAAACAAACTGGATAAACGAGTTGAATTTATTTAACGAAAAGAAATAA
- a CDS encoding BatD family protein, translated as MKRYLILLLFTFQGLMAQVQFEARVSKNTLGVNERLRIDFIMNVDGDNFDQPSFEGFRIVGGPSQQISQSWVNGRSSFQKIYSYFLLPNQKGTFTIKQASIEYNGQVYKTSPIKITVTNAVPQERDPNSQQQHQGGGNEILNLIAEISKTNPYINEPITVVYKLYFNGIGVTGFKELAKPKYKDFWNQNIDIKQLQIEEGMYKGERSYFVVLKKTILYPQKSGKLTIEPLSLDIGIQVPRGRNMFGQMMLDDANKTVSAGAKTINVRALPEANKPIGFTGAVGKFDFTVTPSKTTLKSGESLDLIVSANGTGNMKLFTLPKPVVPNALEMYDPVHDEKVNTSLAGMSGKISDKYTIIPQFKGKYAIKPMEFSYFDLNSGSYKTITSPEIMIDVLDGPVQAEAVASHTSKNVITKSEQFKYIKPKTVLVSTAKDDFYGSDLYYSLLLLPFVILPIIVIAKKKKEAIDSDVTGNRIKMNNKLAKKYLSEAKKQLNNKEPFYIALEKAMHNFLKAKLHIETSEMSKDNIRKLLLSRSVNPETVQNFINLTENCEFARYAPASGTSIQQDYDKAVLIISELEKQII; from the coding sequence ATGAAAAGATATTTAATTCTATTACTATTCACTTTTCAGGGACTTATGGCTCAGGTTCAGTTTGAAGCCAGGGTAAGCAAGAATACGCTTGGAGTTAACGAAAGACTCCGTATTGACTTTATCATGAATGTTGATGGGGATAACTTTGACCAGCCTTCTTTTGAAGGTTTCAGGATTGTAGGAGGGCCAAGCCAGCAGATAAGTCAGTCATGGGTAAATGGAAGAAGTTCATTTCAGAAAATTTATTCTTATTTTTTGCTGCCGAATCAAAAAGGTACATTTACCATCAAACAGGCTTCAATTGAATATAATGGGCAGGTTTATAAAACATCTCCCATAAAAATAACGGTTACCAATGCAGTTCCACAAGAAAGAGATCCAAATTCACAACAACAGCATCAAGGGGGCGGAAATGAGATACTGAATCTGATTGCGGAAATTTCCAAAACGAATCCTTATATAAATGAACCTATTACAGTGGTTTATAAATTATATTTTAATGGTATTGGTGTAACAGGATTTAAAGAACTGGCTAAACCTAAATACAAAGACTTTTGGAATCAAAATATTGACATCAAACAGCTTCAAATTGAAGAGGGAATGTACAAAGGTGAACGCTCTTACTTTGTAGTCCTTAAAAAAACGATTTTATACCCTCAAAAATCAGGAAAACTTACTATTGAACCGCTTTCTTTAGACATAGGAATTCAGGTACCAAGAGGCCGGAACATGTTTGGTCAGATGATGCTGGATGACGCAAACAAAACCGTTTCTGCCGGAGCCAAAACAATCAATGTAAGAGCACTTCCTGAGGCAAATAAACCTATTGGTTTTACCGGAGCTGTAGGTAAATTTGATTTTACCGTTACCCCATCAAAAACTACCTTAAAAAGTGGAGAAAGCCTTGATTTGATTGTTAGTGCAAACGGAACAGGTAACATGAAACTATTTACCTTGCCAAAACCAGTTGTACCTAATGCATTAGAAATGTATGATCCGGTTCATGACGAAAAAGTAAATACATCACTTGCAGGAATGTCTGGAAAAATTTCGGACAAATATACCATCATACCTCAATTTAAAGGAAAGTATGCTATAAAACCAATGGAATTCTCGTATTTTGATTTGAATTCCGGAAGCTATAAAACCATAACTTCTCCTGAAATCATGATTGATGTTTTGGATGGTCCTGTTCAGGCTGAAGCAGTGGCCTCACATACATCTAAAAATGTGATTACAAAATCAGAGCAATTTAAATATATCAAACCAAAAACGGTTTTAGTTTCGACTGCAAAAGATGATTTTTACGGCTCCGATTTATATTACAGTTTATTGTTACTGCCTTTTGTCATTTTACCAATTATTGTAATTGCCAAGAAGAAAAAAGAGGCAATCGATAGTGATGTTACCGGTAACAGAATTAAAATGAATAACAAACTGGCGAAGAAATATTTGTCTGAAGCCAAGAAACAGCTTAATAATAAAGAACCTTTTTATATTGCCCTTGAAAAAGCAATGCATAATTTCCTGAAAGCCAAATTACACATTGAGACCTCAGAAATGAGCAAAGACAATATTCGCAAATTGCTGTTATCAAGAAGTGTAAATCCGGAAACGGTTCAGAACTTTATTAATTTGACCGAGAACTGCGAGTTTGCGAGATATGCACCTGCATCAGGCACATCTATCCAACAGGATTATGACAAAGCTGTTTTGATTATTTCGGAATTAGAAAAACAAATTATTTAA
- a CDS encoding tetratricopeptide repeat protein has protein sequence MKNIVYLFLLISQVFFAQGSFEKANALYQKGKYQEAAQTYESIIKDEKQHSAELYFNLGNCYYKLNKVALSIYNYEKALVLKPHDAETLNNLKFAKKLTIDEIKEVPKVGFAKLVQNFTGIFNYNTWAWISVGIAFAFLLSFIGYYFSQLTLSKRIYFIGMFILLFALLLSVSAGITEKDHYNNDRPAIVFAEMTEVRSEPQKGASSIFLLHEGAKVYVTESLENWKKIELTDGTEGWIDASAIKEVK, from the coding sequence ATGAAAAATATAGTATATCTCTTTTTATTAATCTCACAGGTTTTCTTTGCTCAGGGCAGTTTTGAAAAAGCAAATGCCTTATATCAAAAGGGAAAATACCAGGAAGCAGCACAAACTTATGAAAGCATTATTAAGGATGAAAAACAACACTCTGCCGAGTTGTATTTTAACTTAGGGAATTGTTATTACAAACTTAATAAAGTGGCCCTTTCGATTTATAATTATGAAAAGGCTCTTGTCCTGAAACCACATGATGCTGAAACTTTAAACAATCTCAAATTTGCCAAAAAACTCACAATAGACGAAATTAAAGAAGTCCCAAAGGTTGGTTTTGCAAAGCTGGTTCAGAATTTTACAGGTATTTTTAATTACAATACATGGGCTTGGATTTCGGTAGGAATTGCATTTGCTTTTCTGCTTAGTTTTATTGGCTATTATTTTTCACAGCTTACACTTTCCAAAAGAATCTATTTTATCGGAATGTTTATTTTACTGTTTGCCTTATTATTAAGTGTTTCAGCAGGAATAACTGAAAAAGATCATTATAATAATGATCGTCCTGCAATCGTTTTTGCTGAAATGACAGAAGTACGAAGTGAACCTCAAAAAGGAGCATCAAGTATTTTCTTATTGCACGAAGGTGCTAAGGTTTATGTAACCGAATCCCTTGAAAACTGGAAAAAAATTGAATTGACGGATGGCACCGAAGGCTGGATTGATGCTTCTGCTATAAAAGAAGTAAAATAG